Genomic window (Criblamydia sequanensis CRIB-18):
CTTCTTCATTAAGTTTGTAGCGATAGATAACGACGTGAGAAAGCTCTGTTCCATAAGTTTCTTTCAAGATATGCAAGAATTTACTTAAGGCAAGTTTTTTCCCTTCCTCATCACTTGAATCAATAGGAATGATTTTGCCGTCTTTAAAAGTGATTGGGGTTTCTTGAACACCATTTGAAACACTCCAATCCGATTTAAGATACGAAAGATAAGAAGTTAAATTGCACTCTTCCGGGTTAAGCCCAAGATCATTTCTTGTTCTTTGATTAAAAAAGATACTGGATTCAAGCGATAGATTTTCAAAACCAAAATCGCTTTCTTCTTTTTCAGCGAGTTCTTTGGCTTCTTTTTCAATTTTACCGCTGCCTTCTTCTTCTTGGATACAGTGGGTCTGCTTAAACGTTTCAACTTCGTCGTTAAAAGAGCCTGTTTGTTCAAGTAATTTTTTTAAATCTTCGACGCTTGAATTTTTCTTAATCGGGGGTTCTAACTCAGATGTTCCCGAAGCTTGGTTCGCTTCAACTTGAGCAATAACGCCATTTGATAACACCATTTTTTCACTCTTAAGAGATAACGTGCCATCAAAAAAAGAATCTAAGGTAAAAGCCTGGGTAGACTTCTGAGAAGGAAGAGCCTTTACAGGCGGCGGTGTGGGCGCAGGAGGGGGCGTTAGTCCCTCATCAGAAGCTTGCTCAATATGAGGCACTTGAGGGGTGGCAACAGGTTGTCTTTTATTAAGTGTGCGAGTCCCATCGAAATAGGAGGCTAGAGTAACTTCCTCTTTTGAATTTCTAGTTCGCGAAGGGGGTTTTAAATCAGGCGGCGGAGGGGCAAGAGGTGGTTCTTTGGAGGCCGGGTTAGCCCCCGGAAGTAAATCTTTTGCTGAATCCGCAACTTTCGTGGCCGTATCTGTTAAAGGAGTCGGCTTTGCAGGAGGAAGCTCAATTGGTTTTAGACGGCCCACTAAGAGACGGAAAACAAGGGCTGTTCCAAGAAATGCGGTTAAAAGAGAAGCTATAGCTGTGACGAAAATGACTGTCACATAACTTACAGGTGATAATTTATTTAAATCAGCACATGCGTTATAGCGAGAGCTTAGAGGATTCATTAAATCAAGAAAATTCTGCATAGAGCCTACTGTTATTATTAATAAGAAATTGTATTTAAAATACTTAAAAATAATAGAGTATAGATAGGTCTTATTAATTAATAAATGATTATTTTTTAACTAATAATGCAGGGGGAATAGAACAAAATTAGTTTAAATTTTACGGTAGGGTATTTTCTAGTTGAGGTATTTTTTGAACCGTTTCAGAAGGCAGAGCGGCTGAAAGAAATTGAATAATTTTTTTAACTATCTCTCGATGAAGATTCCTAAAGTTTTCGGGAATGTTTTTATCTTTTAAACGGATTCTTTCATTCACAAAAAGCGCTGTATTGACCCCTTGTAAAAGAGATAAGTTAGCCTTTGGAATCCATTTTGCAAAATGGATGGCATTCTCTTTAGGATCAGCCGGGTCTTGATCTCCCGCGATAATTAAAATAGGAATTTGAATCGTGCTTAAACCTTCTTTATCAAAAGCAAAACCATAGACAGGGGAGAATAGAACTTCGGCTTTTATTCTCGGGTCTTTAAAATTTTCTTTACCTTTATTGAAATCAATTTCACTTAGCATTAAATCTGTTGTACCCTCATCAAGTTCAAAAGATGCGTTATCATATAGATTGGGTTTCCGATAAAGATTGGCCACACCGCCGGCTAGCCAAATGCCCGTCAATCCCCCTAAATTATAGCCAATAAATCCTATTCTTTCAGAATCAATATGAGGGCCGAATAGAGGATCGTTTAAAAGCGAAGTTAAAACAAATTGAATATCTAGAGGCCGCTCCCATCTTTTCATCGCTTCTTCCGGGTCTTGCAAATACCAGGTGCTGCTAAAGTGATCAACAGATGCTGTAATATAGCCGTAGGACGCAAGAGTCTCTTGAAGCCAGCTTAAGGTAAACCGATCCCCTTTATAGCCATGAGAAAATAAGATGAGAGGCAGTTTGTCTTTTCCCTCAAGAAAAGGAATTTCTTTGGCAGCAAGGTTTCTATCAAAAAGATCTTTAGTGGATTTTCCTTGAGAGGTGGTGTGGTTCGGATGATAAATTTCCGTGATTAATAGGCGTTCTCTTTGGCTGTCATGAAAAACTAAGGTTTTAATACCGACTTCTCTTGTAAGAACATCTTGAAATAGCTTTTCTTGAGAAATAAGAGTACCTGATAAAAAAATGAAAAGGAGAAAAAATTTTTTCATACGTTTTACTCCTTGTCAAAGTGAGGACGGGGCTTTTCCATAATGTATGCTGCGACATCAAAGGCTTCTTCGACAGTTAAGGTAGGATTTTCATAAGGCATGTTCGCATGAATGAAGGAAGCTAAAGTGCCGAGATCATTCATCCCTGCGCCGTCATTATAAGCTCTATCACCAAAAACAGGAGGGATATTTGTTCCGCCCTCGCCCTCTTTGCCATGGCAAAGCGCACAAGTTCTTTCATAGACTAATTTTCCATTCGAAGGGGAGAGCGTTTTTTCAGCTTTTAACTCCTTTAATCCTCTCCATGGAATAGGGGCATAAATAGGATAATTCCTTGAAATCCAATGGAGGTAAGCTTCCAGGGCCACCATTTCCTGGCTTCCAAGAGCCAAGGGCTTTCCATTTAAGCTTCTTTCAAAACAACTATTGATTCTCTCTCCAAGTGAAAGAACTTTTTGTGAGCGGCTGTTATAGCAAGGGTAGGCACTTGCTATCGCGGCAAGTGAAATAGAGCCATTTTCGCCTCCTGTTGTATTTCCCCCTGAAAAATGGCAATTCGTGCAGTTTAACTTATTTCCGACAAAATCTTTGGCATATTTTTGAGTATCTATCATGATGTTATACCCAAGTAAGACTGCATCATGAATGCCTTTCGGGGCAAGTTCCGGGTCGACAAGATCAAATTTTAATTTTTTAAAATTTTCATTTTCTTTGGCAAGCTTTCTTGCGATCGCTTTTTCTGTTGAAGAATTGGAAGTGTTCGCGATAATTTTAATAGCTCCGAGCCCGAACAAAATCAAAATTAAAGTAAGGCTTAAACCTTTAAGAAAAGGGGCAAAGGTTTTTTTATTATTATCAGTCATGGCTCGCATTCCGGAATAAGAAGAAAAATTCTCATTTCATCTTCCCAAAGACCGTAGCCTACGATTTCACCAAGATCATTTATATCGGTTGCTTCCAACAAATGCAAAGAACCATCATGGTAATTGGCAAGATCGCTTAGCTTTGCAGGCACACTTCCTTTATATGAAATAGCCGCATGGCCATTCACACTTCCAACAAGGGTGTGAATGGAATTAACGGCCGAGATTTTCATTTGGTCTAAATCCATTTTTATGAATAAGTCATCGCAAGGATTCCAAGAATAGTTCCAATGATACATAAAATTATCTTTGGTTCCTATATAAGAGCCAAAAACCGTGTTGTCGCTTGCAATGGCGCTTTCTCTAAAAAGGACATTTTCAGAAGGGCGATTAAGCTTGGTATCATCAGAAAACGCGATTAACCCGCTTTTAACTTGCCAAATAAAAGGCTTCTTTTCAGGATCGCAAATTTCAAGGCCTAGCATACTATCAGAGTTATTCACATCAAATAAAGGGCCAAAGTTAAGGTAGCGCTCCTGTCTTTCAGGCGTCCAAAATAAAAATTTAGGGATGTTGTTTTCAATTTTCGTGCCAACAATCGTCGAATTATTATTTATGGCAAAGAAGTGATATTGAGTTGCAAAGCCGTTGTTTCTGAAAGGAAGTTCAATAAGGCTTTCCTGAGATTTCCAAATGCTTGAGGGCCATAAAAACCAGTTTTTTCCGGTTTCCGAATTAACCGATGTTAACGTAAGCCCTTTGTCATTAATAGCGTGAAAAAATGCAGGGTATTTTTTGTAATAAAAAAATCGCCTTCGGTTGCATCGGTCCCAAAAAACCCCGCCATTAGAAGTGTTCCAAATGATATGTCCTTGATTATTGATGCGAGGCCCTAAAGAAATGGGCCAAGCATGCCTTGCAAGATAATCCGAGGGCAGGTCTGTATCGCCAAGATCATAAACTTTATAACGAAGGGGAAAAGGATAATGGCATTCATCCTTGGCCGAAAGAGAGGTTAAGCAAGTTAGAGCGAGAAACAATAGGAAGCTTTGTAAGGACAACATTATTTTTCCAAAAATAAGAAACTTTTTTTCAATCTAATCGAGGGGATAACTATTTTTCAAGCGGTTAAATATACCCTTTCAGAAGAAGTTCAGATTTTAATTTTTCAAGCTCTTCGCTTTCTTTCTCCCAATCTTCAAAGAGTAAGGCCAACTCCTCTTGAATGGCTTTAATGATTTTGGAAGTTTCTGCGATTTCCTTAGCCTTAGAATCAAAAGAAGCTTTCATAAGCCTATCTTCTTCTTTTTTTAAATCCCCTTCTTTAGTTTCAATGGCTTTTTCTGTTTTAGAAATTTTATTTTTAAGAACTTTTAAATGATTTCGTAAAACTAGGCTTTCTGAAGGATCTTTTTTTAAAACCTTATTTTCTTTAGTAAAAATTTCAGGCTCTTCCCAACCCATTTTTGAAAGAAAATCTTCGTAGCCGCCTATTAAAAGTTGTTGAGCGTTCTGTTTGACGTGAACGATTTTATTGAAGGGAAGCGCGCTTAATATGTCTTCATTATGCGTTACAAAAATATAAGCCCCTTTAAAAGACTCAAGGGCTGTCTTTAAAGCCTCGATCGACTCAAGATCCAGATGGTGTGTGGGTTCATCAAGTAGCAGCAGGTTGCAAGAAGAGGCCAGAATTTTCCCAAGTAAAACCCTGCTTTTTTCGCCTCCCGAGAGAACATTTATCTTTTTTTCTTGTGCGTCCTTGCTAAACATCATAGCGCCGGCTATGGCAAGCACTTCTTGAGCTGCAAGGAGCGGGTTCGCTTTTGCAATTTCTTCGAAAATCGTGTTGTCTTTGTCTAATCGATCGATGTTGGTTTGCCCAAAGTAGCCGATCCGTAAATGAGGAGAAGGCAGGAGTTGGCCTTGAAGAGGTTTAATTTGCGAGGCCATAAGCTTTAAAAGAGTACTTTTTCCTTCGCCGTTTTTTCCAATGATGGCAATACGGTCTTGAATCTCAACTTCTAATGAGAATCGGTGGATAAGATGCGGGGTCGCTCTATCCTCGTGATCATAAGAGAAGGAAAGGTTGTCGGCATGCAAAAGTCTTTTTGCAGGGCTTTCAAAATAATTAAAGTTAAAGTTTAAGTGCTTTAAATCATTTAATTTTTCTAACGAGGGCATTTTGCTAAGCATTTTTTTTCTTGATTCAGCTTGGGAGGCTTTTGTCGCTTTAGCGCCAAATCGGTCAATAAATTCCTCTATCTTGGCTTTTTTCTGTTCCAAATTCTGTCTTGTTTTT
Coding sequences:
- a CDS encoding alpha/beta hydrolase family protein; this encodes MKKFFLLFIFLSGTLISQEKLFQDVLTREVGIKTLVFHDSQRERLLITEIYHPNHTTSQGKSTKDLFDRNLAAKEIPFLEGKDKLPLILFSHGYKGDRFTLSWLQETLASYGYITASVDHFSSTWYLQDPEEAMKRWERPLDIQFVLTSLLNDPLFGPHIDSERIGFIGYNLGGLTGIWLAGGVANLYRKPNLYDNASFELDEGTTDLMLSEIDFNKGKENFKDPRIKAEVLFSPVYGFAFDKEGLSTIQIPILIIAGDQDPADPKENAIHFAKWIPKANLSLLQGVNTALFVNERIRLKDKNIPENFRNLHREIVKKIIQFLSAALPSETVQKIPQLENTLP
- a CDS encoding c-type cytochrome: MTDNNKKTFAPFLKGLSLTLILILFGLGAIKIIANTSNSSTEKAIARKLAKENENFKKLKFDLVDPELAPKGIHDAVLLGYNIMIDTQKYAKDFVGNKLNCTNCHFSGGNTTGGENGSISLAAIASAYPCYNSRSQKVLSLGERINSCFERSLNGKPLALGSQEMVALEAYLHWISRNYPIYAPIPWRGLKELKAEKTLSPSNGKLVYERTCALCHGKEGEGGTNIPPVFGDRAYNDGAGMNDLGTLASFIHANMPYENPTLTVEEAFDVAAYIMEKPRPHFDKE
- a CDS encoding ABC-F family ATP-binding cassette domain-containing protein → MILFEDISKSYGENPLFAHVSFSIGKGEKVGLVGRNGSGKTTLFRLITKEEPCDGGRIYVPKGYRIGYLKQHLKLSEPTVLEEGALALQEEESHQHYKVEKILQGLGFSNEQLEQPPSLLSGGFQVRLSLAKALISEPDCLLLDEPTNYLDIVSIRWLGKFLESWPKECLIISHDRSFLDLVTTHSIMIHRSSIKKQKGKVDDLYRQILVEEELHEKTRQNLEQKKAKIEEFIDRFGAKATKASQAESRKKMLSKMPSLEKLNDLKHLNFNFNYFESPAKRLLHADNLSFSYDHEDRATPHLIHRFSLEVEIQDRIAIIGKNGEGKSTLLKLMASQIKPLQGQLLPSPHLRIGYFGQTNIDRLDKDNTIFEEIAKANPLLAAQEVLAIAGAMMFSKDAQEKKINVLSGGEKSRVLLGKILASSCNLLLLDEPTHHLDLESIEALKTALESFKGAYIFVTHNEDILSALPFNKIVHVKQNAQQLLIGGYEDFLSKMGWEEPEIFTKENKVLKKDPSESLVLRNHLKVLKNKISKTEKAIETKEGDLKKEEDRLMKASFDSKAKEIAETSKIIKAIQEELALLFEDWEKESEELEKLKSELLLKGYI